A region from the Sandaracinus amylolyticus genome encodes:
- a CDS encoding ATPase, T2SS/T4P/T4SS family yields the protein MPVNLGIELADGTVETLTVDVHGPVSIGRDPSCHVVLPSPDVSRRHLMIQPSHQGAFLITDNSANGTMVGDQRVRGTTVQVPGNLPMRVGPYVIRVIDPYSPGYQQPRGMPAQPGAYGQQPAAPAYPPPSQAAMPAMQMPQPAQPPQQAYAQQQPYAAPPPPPPQQYAPQAPPPPPAPPQAAPEKKEASPYDQSGTSMVSVELRKRIHKLLLENLDLASLDRNKMDDRVMRPKVRTALRRIIGDLAKDLPQQTDTAALIDEITDEALGLGPLERLIADEAVSEIMVVDPTTIYVERKGKISLTALRFTDDEAVRAVIERIVTPLGRRIDESTPLVDARLKDGSRVNAVIRPLAIKGSCITIRKFAKTPLLLKDLIKFGAMTDQMGRFLTRCVKARKNIVISGGTGSGKTTLLNVLSAAIPEDERIVTIEDAAELQMKQPHVVSLETRPANMEGRGEYSIRDLVKNALRMRPDRIIVGECRSGEALDMLQAMNTGHEGSMTTTHANTPKEAVARLETLALMSGLDLPARAIREQIASAVHVVIQQSRLSDGSRKVTSITEIVGIDEHGEVETHEIFGFYRTGTGPAGKVIGEFRASGYLPSFLQDFITQGLVADGDYL from the coding sequence GTGCCGGTGAATCTCGGAATCGAGCTCGCGGACGGAACGGTCGAGACGCTGACCGTCGACGTGCACGGGCCGGTGTCCATCGGACGCGACCCCTCCTGCCACGTCGTGCTGCCGTCGCCCGACGTGTCGCGGCGGCACCTGATGATCCAGCCCTCGCACCAGGGCGCGTTCCTGATCACCGACAACTCGGCCAACGGCACGATGGTCGGTGATCAGCGCGTGCGCGGCACGACGGTGCAGGTGCCGGGCAACCTGCCGATGCGCGTCGGGCCCTACGTGATCCGCGTCATCGACCCGTACTCGCCGGGCTATCAGCAGCCGCGCGGGATGCCGGCGCAGCCGGGCGCGTACGGGCAGCAGCCGGCGGCCCCTGCGTATCCGCCGCCCTCGCAGGCCGCGATGCCGGCGATGCAGATGCCCCAGCCTGCGCAGCCTCCGCAGCAGGCCTACGCGCAGCAGCAGCCGTACGCCGCGCCGCCGCCTCCGCCGCCGCAGCAGTACGCGCCGCAAGCGCCGCCTCCGCCGCCCGCGCCGCCCCAGGCCGCGCCGGAGAAGAAGGAGGCGAGCCCCTACGATCAGAGCGGGACCTCGATGGTCTCGGTGGAGCTGCGCAAGCGCATCCACAAGCTGCTCCTCGAGAACCTCGACCTCGCGTCGCTCGACCGCAACAAGATGGACGACCGCGTGATGCGCCCGAAGGTGCGCACCGCGCTGCGCCGCATCATCGGCGACCTCGCGAAGGATCTCCCGCAGCAGACCGACACTGCCGCGCTGATCGACGAGATCACCGACGAGGCGCTCGGCCTCGGGCCGCTCGAGCGCCTCATCGCGGACGAGGCGGTCAGCGAGATCATGGTCGTCGATCCGACGACGATCTACGTCGAGCGCAAGGGCAAGATCTCGCTCACCGCGCTGCGCTTCACCGACGACGAAGCGGTGCGCGCGGTCATCGAGCGCATCGTCACGCCGCTCGGTCGACGCATCGACGAGTCGACGCCGCTCGTCGACGCGCGATTGAAGGACGGCTCGCGCGTCAACGCGGTCATCCGCCCGCTCGCGATCAAGGGCTCGTGCATCACGATCCGGAAGTTCGCGAAGACGCCGCTGCTGCTGAAGGACCTCATCAAGTTCGGCGCGATGACCGATCAGATGGGTCGCTTCCTCACGCGCTGCGTGAAGGCGCGGAAGAACATCGTCATCTCGGGCGGCACTGGCTCGGGCAAGACGACGCTGCTCAACGTGCTCAGCGCCGCGATCCCCGAGGACGAGCGCATCGTGACGATCGAGGACGCAGCCGAGCTGCAGATGAAGCAGCCGCACGTCGTGAGCCTCGAGACGCGCCCGGCGAACATGGAAGGGCGCGGCGAGTACTCGATCCGCGATCTCGTGAAGAACGCGCTCCGCATGCGCCCCGACCGCATCATCGTCGGCGAGTGTCGAAGCGGCGAGGCGCTCGACATGCTGCAGGCGATGAACACGGGCCACGAGGGCTCGATGACCACGACGCACGCGAACACGCCGAAGGAAGCCGTCGCGCGCCTCGAGACGCTCGCGCTGATGAGCGGCCTCGATCTCCCGGCGCGCGCCATCCGCGAGCAGATCGCGAGCGCGGTGCACGTGGTCATCCAGCAGAGCCGCCTGAGCGACGGCTCGCGCAAGGTCACGAGCATCACCGAGATCGTCGGCATCGACGAGCACGGCGAGGTCGAGACCCACGAGATCTTCGGGTTCTATCGCACCGGGACCGGTCCCGCGGGCAAGGTGATCGGCGAGTTCCGCGCGTCGGGGTACCTGCCCTCGTTCCTGCAGGACTTCATCACGCAGGGCCTCGTCGCCGACGGAGACTACCTGTGA
- a CDS encoding type II secretion system F family protein — protein sequence MNVSQTTMLLGYGGMIMTVLGIVTAGFVTVTDPTSALRRRWAEYVRTLDYEVRFLLLKTTGQRIALTQLAIVLAIPFVSLLLDDSILVLLIPIVAVGPYFWLRRQHDERVRLLEENLDSWLLMLANALKASPSLGEAIQSSAKLMRAPFSEELDLVIKEMKLGTPLDQAVLNMSTRIKSRIISSSLATVLVGRQTGGDLPNILEQSAATLREMARLEGVVRTKTAEGKMQAIVLAAIPFVLLFAIHQVDNNWLRPLFETTIGYIVLTVATLLWAAAIFLARRILAVDI from the coding sequence GTGAACGTCTCGCAGACGACGATGCTGCTGGGGTACGGCGGCATGATCATGACGGTGCTCGGCATCGTCACCGCCGGGTTCGTCACGGTCACCGATCCGACCTCGGCGCTGCGCCGCCGGTGGGCCGAGTACGTCCGGACGCTCGACTACGAAGTGCGCTTCCTGCTGCTCAAGACGACGGGCCAGCGCATCGCGCTCACGCAGCTCGCGATCGTGCTCGCGATCCCGTTCGTCTCGCTGCTGCTCGACGACTCGATCCTCGTCCTGCTCATCCCGATCGTCGCGGTCGGCCCGTACTTCTGGCTGCGCCGTCAGCACGACGAGCGCGTGCGGCTGCTCGAGGAGAACCTCGACTCGTGGCTGCTCATGCTCGCGAACGCGCTCAAGGCGTCGCCCTCGCTCGGCGAGGCGATCCAGTCGAGCGCGAAGCTCATGCGCGCGCCGTTCAGCGAAGAGCTCGATCTCGTCATCAAGGAGATGAAGCTCGGCACGCCGCTCGATCAGGCCGTGCTCAACATGTCGACGCGCATCAAGAGCCGCATCATCTCGAGCTCGCTCGCGACAGTCCTCGTCGGCCGTCAGACCGGCGGTGATCTGCCGAACATCCTCGAGCAGAGCGCCGCGACGCTGCGCGAGATGGCGCGCCTCGAGGGCGTCGTCCGCACCAAGACCGCCGAGGGCAAGATGCAGGCGATCGTCCTCGCGGCGATCCCCTTCGTGCTGCTCTTCGCGATCCACCAGGTCGACAACAACTGGCTGCGCCCGCTCTTCGAGACGACGATCGGCTACATCGTGCTGACCG